In Gadus chalcogrammus isolate NIFS_2021 chromosome 13, NIFS_Gcha_1.0, whole genome shotgun sequence, the genomic stretch CAGCCTTACACACTTTGAGGCTGCTGTCCATCTGCAGGCCAGCCAGCGTCTCTAGGGTCACGCCCAGTGGGAGGAGCTCTGCAAAACCACGTCCCCTCAGCTTCTTTAGAGCCCGCCTCCTCTTGGAGCTTCGCAGTGCAGAGAGCAGGTAGACTGAAGCACATACAACAAATTCAGTATATAATACTGTCACACCAGTATACGTGCGTGAGGTACGTACTAGCACTCGAGTACTACTAATACTGTGAAAACATGATTCGTACAGGCTCGTGATGCTTGGGTCTCTTTGACTTTGGTGAATGTCGTGAGTGACGTGAGTGTAGTCAACCAAAGGTGACATCCGGGTATCTTGATAATGTCGTTCAACTGAACAGTTATGTCCATCTTCCCAACTAGTCTATCATACTTCAAGCGTAAACAGTTCTCATTTTCTGGAGAGGTAGCAAACGTGCCTATTTGACAGACAGAATTTGGAGTTTATTCCCTCACAGGCAGCTTATTTTATGAAGCAGCAGAGTTCACACAGTTTTCTTCATACCCTCCCAGGCGAGGCGTGAGATGTGCTGTCCCAGATCCTGGATGCCCCAGCGCTGCAGGTAGACCGACAGCTGGAACACGGTGACTCTGTCTGGGCTGCAGGCGGGCCGGATACAGGGTACCACCATGGAGCTGGCCTGGATCTGCTCCAGAAGCTCCTTGAACACTAGCGGGAAAACAAGCTGGATATCACTTCAATATCCTCCCGGGATATTAGACTTCCTCCAACCTTCAAGGTTGTATGTGTCCGAATCAGACATTCCTTCAGAGCATTGGAGTGCGAGCTCCTTAGGGTTGAGTGAATACAAATCCTAAACAAATATGACTTATAATCAGAAATAAACTTACAAATTGAAAGGTTACGAAAGAACAGACATATTTGCCATTAGCCCGGCTTCTGCCTGCACAGCCTCGACACTGGTGCTTTCATGCGTGGTTCGTGATCTGATTCTGAGCgtagtaaagtaaaaaaaaagtcccTAATTCGGTGACATCGGGTGATCTTCATGAGGTGAAGGCAATGTGTCGTACAAACAGACATATAAGTGAAGCTCCTCAACTCGTCAGGCATTTATGAACCAGAACATGTCGTCAGGGTGATGGACAGCCTCTGTTGGCTACTCAGGGGACGCAGACTAAATAATGGGTCACCTGAAAGGTCCTCTGTATTGCCCTTGTATTGCGTGATGCTCTGGGCCGTACCTTTCTCTGATTGGCCGGGGTGCTTGGCCTTCAGCTTGTGCGTGTAGCGTTTCCTTAGCGATCTGGAGAAGCTGTCGACATGGCAACAGAATGGAGTGTCGTCGTCAGCAACGCAGTCGTCCCAGAACAAGGACAGGTCCTTCGTCCTCTTGGGAAGTACTGAGGAGGAAACAATAGCAGGTGGATCTACTGAATACCATCTACTGAACATTTTATTAATACAGTTATAATAAGTGGATACTTTATTATAATTACATGAATCAATTATTAATACAGTTTACCATTAGCCTGTAACATAAGACAGACGGtcatagagacagacagtcaagcagacagacagaacagcagtcagaccaacagacagacaaacagacagacagatggacggactACTGACTGTCTGTAGCATGGTCGTTCTCCAGCATCATGCGAGAGGCGGTTTCCAGCACGTCATGTTGGAGAACGGTCTCCTCTAGCAGATATCTCCTGGCCCCCCCGCTGGAGTCCACCGTGGCCAGCGCCTGAGACCAAccacgacacagacacacatccactgCTCAGGCTGGAGAGGATGGCTTGCATGGGCTTTTGTTTTAACTTGGGAGTGGTCATACATAAGCACTGATGATGCATGGTCATACATCGTGGAACTGGTCTTTGGGTGTAACTGGTCTTTGGGTACATGGCAATACGCCGGGTTCAGACTACACAAATGCAATTGATTGAGTTTCAACACAATTACGCTGTTGCAGGCTAAATTTAAGTGTCGAGGGCGATCATGAACGTTGAAATCGTGATCCGTTGTCTTTACCCTGTGTAGTCTGTCATGGTCAAACACGGTCAGCTGATTTTAGGGTATATCTGGTGTTTTGGTGTGCTGGGTAGTGGTTCTGGTGTGATGGGTGAATGGTACCTACCTCTAAAATAATACTGCAAATGTCCAGGTGAGTCTCCAGAGCCTGGTCAAGACTCCAGTTCCCAGAAGTCAGTGGGGCAACAGGTAGCTGTTCCTCCTCAgaagctgattggctgctgtgGGAAAGAAGGCCCATGCTCTTTATAGTGTTCTGGCGGAAGGAACCAATCCTGAAGGACAAagaatatctttttttatttatcttcgGTCTGAGCTTCCGATGCATCATCCATCAGTTAATAATTATTTCTATCAATCAGTATATCCATCCTCCACCCATCCAACTTAAAATCACCCAGTGTCTTTCAGTCTCAAGCTCCCCATACAAGAGGTGTCATCTTCTGCATTCAGGTCATTTGACAGGAAGTCAAAGCTTTCCAGGACTTCGTCGACAGCCAGGGTCTCTGCGGATGACGGCTTCTTTAGCAATGAAAGGTTGTTCTAGTGAAAGAATGAACAAAAATACATCCAAATATacattggtgtttttttttataacatgtATTTAACTGTATATCAACGCAGACGAATGTATGTTGTGTTAGTAATAGGTATATGCTCCTACCTTCAGTATTGTAGCCAGGTGGTTCACCTTAGAGTTGAGGGCCCTCAGTTCCTTCTCTTGCGCctcctggtggtggaggagggtctcTAGCCGGGTGATCAGGACCCCCAGCCTGGCTGCCTGGAGCCGGCGTTGGGGCCCGCTCACCTCCAGCCCCCACGGACCCCCGGCTGGGCGGCTGGGCTGGGCAGATAGGTCCTCTGTGGACCCCTATCACAATATGGAAGCAGAGAGGAGATTATACTTTATTAACCACCGAAGGGAAATCCGTGAAATTAAACGTTACAGAAAATACTTTGAAGTTaaatcattttcttttttttgtatgatTAGCCGTTATGaaaatcacaagtgggcgtgtccacctagatgtatgacatatagatgagcaacgtttgctataGTCCACtgtgtaggctggtagactgatctatccagcataaaTCTAGGTGAAAAGTGGACACGccccccacttgtgatgtcagaagaggcagtattcaaaacggcttgtagtggctaatcacactcacacctggttgtataatatgtcaccttttaatgTGAAAGGGTAATGCCCATACTGGGGAGTCTTAAGTGTGTGGCTTTAGCCTTCCTCTAGAGAGAGGGGAATGCGGGTGTCCTACCTGCCCGTTGTCGGTGTCCTGAACTGGGGCAGGGCTCGGTCCGATGCCTTGGAGGTCTCGGTGGTCTAGCTCTCCTACTGGGTTCTTTCTGAGGATGTCTGGAGTGCTACACCTGTTAGCATCGCAGCAATAAATAGTTATTTATATATCGGGTTGGAAGATCTCTAACTTATTTTAAGTATAGATGTAGATAAGTAGAAGGTTAGCAGTAGTGTACCAAACAGTTTAATAGAGAAGTAGATAGAGTTCCGTTTTTTAGATTGGTATTAAGTCGTTTTCTAACCTTGGTGGAGCCAGCAGGGAAAGTGTTTTATTCTCCAGTTGTATGAAGGgagtctcccctcctctccagtgctcctctgtcccctctcctccctccccctccatcctcaccCAGTCctgtttctcctctcctccctccccaacagccctcctcctcttctcactCCCCCCTGAAGGGAGCTCTGTGGGGCTCGGGACCCCCAGGGAGCGCTGTGCTGGGCTTCCCCCCAGACTGCAGCCCTGGCTGGGGTCCGAGCCCTGGCTGTGGGCGGGTTGGTATGTTAATCAAAGACATGAAATAAATGCAACGCAATATACTGTTGAGGACACCGCTGTCCTAAAATCCTTTTTCACTCAACAATATGTACATGCTGTTAACATACGGAATAACTAATCTGGTAGGGTACTAGTTAAGGCTCTAACTCACTAATCTGCTCAGTACTGCTAGCTCACCAGCtaacaaacaaactaacaaagGGAATAGTTACTAATAACTAACTCACTTTACCCACTTACTCACCAACTAACCGATTATCATCGATCTAACCAGCTAACTGCAATAACTTGTAAATTGATAACTGTACATTATTACACTTCCAACAATTGATCTTACCTGGGCTGGTCTGTCGGGCTTAGGGGGCTGTCAGAGCAGGTGATTTTATCGGTTGGAATGAGGGTGGGGTCAGACATGTAGCTGAGTAAGGACACTCCTCCTCTAGAGGGGCGGGCTCTGGGGATGAGAGACTGCATGGATCCCTCTCCGTCCTGCAGATGAACCatagactagagagagagagagacatggacatagatagagagatagagagggggagtaagagagagagagaaagaaagactggTGTGGACTAGAGTATATGTGTCTTTGTATAAATGTGGTTGCGTGTAGTGTATATTctgtttaacgtgtgtgtttgggtctacTCACTACAAAGGTATTAAGTATTGTGTGTAGGCCGTATAGTGTGTGCACACAAGGAAGTATAAAGTGCAGTGTGTATTTGGTGTATAGTTTACTCACTATGAAGTATTTCTcagtgaaggaggtggaggttctGCTGTAGGAACTCTTCCTTCTTGAGGACACAGGACGCAACcggtccccacacacactgtcaaacggactacacacacacacacacacacacacacacacacacacacacacacacacacacacacacacacacacacacacacacacacagctgtaagTCATTAATGGTAACCACAATCTATCAGAAACTTGAAACTTGTTCCATAGGCAGACAGTATTAttgatgtgtgtgggtgtgtgtgtgtgttgtggggagagggggataaGTGagcctgtggtgtgtgtgtgtgtgtgtgtgtgtgtgtgtgtgtgtgtgtgtgtgtgtgtgtgtgtgtgtgtgtgtgtgtgtgtgtgtgtgtgtgtgtgtgtgtgtgtgtgtgtgtgtgtgtgtgtgtgtgttgtggggggagggggataagtgtgtgtgtgtgtgtgcatggggggtCGATTATGGGggcaagtggtgtgtgtgtgtgttggggggtatTTCCTGTGAAAGAGGGTTCCTCCATGATGGAAATGCATGCAATGTTCTACAATGAGAGCATAGGAACATAGAGCTCCACAACCCCTTTGTTTGAGCGCAGAGCTCATGGAGTTCGGCTTTCggtaaacttttttttttttttttttgaattagAATAAGTGTGTGGAGCAGGAATGTAGCAAGCTGTATGTTTTGGCTTGCATTGTACAGGACTCTACTCTATTGCGGACATGTTaatgtaaaaacacacaaaacacacagtgtGGGTACACAGTGTGCAGTTTGAGCTGTGGGGACCTGTTGTGGCTCTGTGGGGACCTAGGGTTGCTCTGTGGGGACCTGGGGTTGCTTTGTTGGGACCTGTGGTGGCTCTGTGGGGACCTGTGGTGGCTCTGTGGGGACCTGTGGTGGCTCTGTGGGGAGCTGAGGTTGCTTTGTGGGGGCCCGTTTTGGCTTTGTGGGGGCCTGTTCTGCCTTTGTGGGGACCTAGGGTTGCTTTGTGGGGACCTGTTGTGGCTCTGTGGGGACCTGGGGTGGCTCTGTGGGGACCTGGGTTTGCTTTGTGGGGACCTGTGGTGGCTTGGTGGGGACATACTTCCAGGTAACCTCTAGTTGGAGCTTGATGGTCCCCAGCTCGGTGACGTCCACCAGCATGAGCTGCGGCCGAGCCACAAAGAAGTCGGCGCTGGCGCACGTTACCATGCCGACTAGCAGCTGGCTAAGGCCCTTGGCTTCCGTCACCTGAACAAGAAAACacagagacatgagagagagggagacggaggctgATCCGGAACGTTCTATGAGACATTCTAGAACGGTGGTTCTCAACTGAGGTGCGTTCAAGTTCAGCGAACATAGGCGAACGTTCGCAACGAACGCGTTGACATTAAACAATTAATTTTGAACGATTTTTGAACACCGTtctaaacaaactgtaaacgaaAAAAATGGATACGAAGGCCATGGTATTAGCGGCAGCCTCCATGTTAATGGAAGAGTTTACAGAAGAGGGTTTGCAAGTGGTCGACCTCGTTGAAAGCCTACTGCAGACAACCAGTACGGAAAATTCAAGAATAGAGGGCTACGTCACCGAAGTTGTACCCACTTACTGCGATATAACGTTCAAATCGCATTTTAGGATGCAAAAGACAACAGTTGAAGTAAGGGTGTAGATAGGCTATATGAAACGTTTTATCTATTGATTTCTGTGTAGGAAAGGAGTAAATGATTTcaatatagtttagtttaatgcCATGGCAACGAATGTCACGTAGCCGAAGTGTTTGTGGAGAACTACCTCTTCAGACAGTTTGCCTATGTTCCTAAACGTTTGCTTGCTTATGTTAGTTTAACGGAAAATGTTTAAAATCGTTTGCGAACGTTCGCCTATGTTTGCGATTCTGAACGCACCTCTGGTCTAGCCTCAGGAGCCACATGTGTCATTATCACAGCccgaaaatataaaaaaagtttgaccaatattgcagtaataagcaatgccttcatgaactAAAAACATGGAGCGAACAAAAAGCTGCGACAAATGAGTCGCAACTCAATTAAATAGTACGACTTTGAAACATGAATTAAGATTGAAGACATTGGTGAATTCATGGGCTTCTTTCTGAAGATCAAGGTTTGAAATATGCTCTGCTGCAACCCACTGAAAATGCCGTTGCGAACACAAGAAGCATATAGACCCAGAGAggggtgtagtgtgtgtagtgggtGTGGGTGCCTGCCGTTTATACCTTGATCTCAaagttgtggtgtgtgtgcgggaggaAGACCATTTCCTCTTCATCCCAGAGCTGCGAGTCATCTGATTGGATCTTTCCGCGGATCCTCCACCGCTGACGACCCAATCGCACCACCACCTAGTCAGGTGATGTCATCATCAGGTGACGTGATGTCATCATCAGGCCACGTGAAGTCCTCAGGTCACATGATAATGTCAACCACAGTCTGACTAATGAATCCATTCAGTCTAGTCAGTCTAAATTAATTGATTCATTATAATTAATAACTATAATGATTTAATTATAAAAGTTGCAGTATTTCAGTTAGTATTTAACCTCAGCAGTACATGAACAGTTGCAGTATTTCAGTTAGTATTTAACCTATACGGTACATAAACACTTTCAGTTTTTCAGTTAGTAATTCATCTCTACGTTACATGAACAATAGCAGTATTTCAGTACTTAACCTCACCAGTTCCACCAGTTATGCTGGGAGACTCACCTCAAACTGGTCTCCAGGACAGAGTCTAGCGAACCCGATTAGCCCTGCAACACACAATACAGCAtgacaaacgtgtgtgtgtgtgtgtgtgtgtgtgtgtgtgtgtgtgtgtgtgtgtgtgtgtgtgtgtgtgtgtgtgtgtgtgtgtgtgtgtgtgtgtgtgtgtgtgtgtgtgtgtgtgtgtacctttcaTCTTGATGTGTAACTCTCCCAGTAATATTTCTAATTCTCCTTCCATTGCTGACATATCCTTGGGAAACAAACAACCATAAATGAATAACTTCATTGTTCATGATTAAAGTAACATGAATTGGGCACATGACCACCATTAAAGAACTGTATCCTGATCCAAATTCAGTTGAGTATAGCTTTgtatattcatatattataCATTTGCTATGAGGTAAGGAAGTTGACAGAAAAATGCATATTTGCTTAGTTTAGTGAGTTAGTGAAATTGAGAGGCATGTTCATGAGTACATCTTACTGTATAAACATTTTACATTGTTTTCTTACTGTGATTTAttatttgtcatttattttgttacagacccatttttctttttatctgcTTTCACTATGAAAATGCGTATCATAATACCATTTTTATTGAAATTGGGTGAGGCCGGCAAAGAGAGCGGGAAGGTTTTGAGAAGGAGAAACTAACAGacagggaggaaaggagagtgagagaaagaaaatagagagaaagagagataggcagagagagaggcggtgTAACTTGgtctttctttttgtttaaATGATCCTTAGCCCACAACGCAGTCTAGGGAACATCTATCCCATAATAATAAGACTACCATCCTAATGCTCAGGATTCTCCTAGATTCTTGAGTAATTAACATCATTTTGTGGGGACTGAAATGGTTTCGGTTTGCATTTCTGATGAGTGATCTTTAAACAATTCGACAGAGACTCTCTGTTCAGGCTTGATGAAGGACCAATCGGAGAGCTTAGATTCATCTCAGTCTCTCTGGAAATACATTGTTAGTTTAGTTTTCATTTCATGACCACATTATACTCTGGAAACTCTTGCTTGGGAAAAGACACACGGGTTCTGTACGTTATCTGACCGCGACCCACCTCCAACTGGACATGACCCATTCTGAGTCCTGACCCTGAGCCCTGGTTAAGAGgaattcatctctctctctctctctctctctctctctctctcgctctctctctctctctctctctctctctctctacccccccccctctctctctctctctctctctctctctctctctctctctaccccccccctctctctctctctctctctctctctctctctctctctctctctctctctctctacccccccccccctctctctctctctctctctctctctctctctcccgctccccttTTAAGATCCAACTTAAATAATACCAGATGTCAAATTTAACAAACGTATAAAAACAATGATTTATTAATCAtgacttttatgtttgtgttgaatgttGAACTTAAATAATGAGCTGATAATGAGCAGCACATAGTTACTGATATACTACCTAGTATATCAGTAACTATAGTAATTatctatcatcatcatcatcatcatcatcatcatcatcatcagtgtgGTGCCTTTGATTGTGTTTATCCCTGACCCTGTCTGGTGAACACttgtttaatgtttattttacctgcttatttaaaaaagataaaatagTGTTTTAAATAACAACAGATGTCTGAGACAGGCGTTTTTGAGCAGCAACGTAGCAGCTACAGCTACATAGTGCCATCTTCATAGCAGTAGCTTGCAGCTACATAGCACCAGCTACAAAGCATAGCAGGCTAATACATAGCACCAGGTACATAGCATTTGCTGGGCAACTACCTAGCAGTGCAAGCCATTTAAAAATGTTCCCTTTCGTGACATCACAACACCAGGTCCAGGTGAATGATGGCTTTATCAGCCTACCGGTTGACAAAGTCCCCTGGGATGACTGGTAggcttatctatccatcatacatgtagatggacactcccacttgtctCAAGTTGGTAAATTCAAATCACACCTGTTGGTAAAATAGTGACCCCTCACAATGCATAACGTAAAGACCCTTTCAATCACACATTAAGTACTGCACGTACTGTACAATGCAGCGCTTGTGcacgctctatctctctcacacacacacacacacacacacacacacacacacacagacacacacacacacacacacacacacacacacacacacacacacacacacacacacacacacacacacacacacacacacacacacactcctacctgcaggctgtgtgtgtgtgtgcggttgagCTCCAGCAGGCTGTCCCTGGAGGCccgggtggagggagagagagagaaggctttCTTCATGTTGATCGCCCCTTGACTCAGCCTCCATTGGATGCAGTACATCTCATAGAGCTCCTCCAACTGAAACACAAAGCACTATggtagtactacagtactactacagtaccaCTACATCTCATGGAGCTCCTCCACCTGAAATACATAGCACTACggtagtactacagtactactacagtatTACTACATCTCATAGAGCTCCTCCACCTGAACCACGTAGCACCACGGTAGTACCACAGTGGTAGTACATCTCACACAGCTCCTCTCAGTGGTACTACAGTTCTACCTCAGTACCTCAACTGTTGATTGATTGTTTTATGAGTAAGGCATGCAGCGTACTTAAAAATAAATGGATTTTCTTTGACATAGAAAATAGTTTTATACTCAGTTTGGTTGCTGAACGTTCCATTATAGTTGAAAACAGTGTGGGGTCAATTGAGGAAGGGGAAATCAAATCAAAGTGAATCACCCCGGCCTTGCATATCTGACTAATCCAACTTAATCTTGGCATTGCCGTCATCTGTTTTTTGCAAATTAAGGAATCTTGGAGGCGCAAGAAGTGCCGCAAGCtgtgttctttttgtttttgttagcaATCACATCATCAACTGTTTCTGCTTGACGTATGCGGCCTGCTTTAGCATACCTTGCTATTGTGGAACTCGAGTCTACGGATGTAGCGCTCCAGGGCCCGCATCTCCTGCAAATCACATCTCATGTTAGCATTGCATACTGTTAACACTCAAATAATAACTCATCATAGTACCGATTAGGAGAGAAAAACTGTTTTAATAACATTACTACCCAAAGCGAGGTTTAGCATAGACTGCTTTTAACATTTTAACAATACCAATCATAGCAGTGGTGACCATAGCAAGCTGTATAATATCTGCACTATCACTATCTGAAGCATCACAAGCATAAGCATCAGGTTGCTGGTTAAGCTAACTGTTACCTTTTCCAGGTCATAGAGGAAGGCCTgcgaacacagagagacaagagtATCATCAatgac encodes the following:
- the ripor3 gene encoding RIPOR family member 3 isoform X2 codes for the protein MSVKLHFDSPSNGSLIQRSRSFTGFSSLTGQWRPPSVRHSLRSKSLNSNRAPRMHLYPSRVGGVMSRVGGVMLGQPPEQVDGIFRALRDGLQEYLKVHQTEMDFLSSHQRETKRNSRLAFLYDLEKEMRALERYIRRLEFHNSKLEELYEMYCIQWRLSQGAINMKKAFSLSPSTRASRDSLLELNRTHTHSLQDMSAMEGELEILLGELHIKMKGLIGFARLCPGDQFEVVVRLGRQRWRIRGKIQSDDSQLWDEEEMVFLPHTHHNFEIKVTEAKGLSQLLVGMVTCASADFFVARPQLMLVDVTELGTIKLQLEVTWNPFDSVCGDRLRPVSSRRKSSYSRTSTSFTEKYFISMVHLQDGEGSMQSLIPRARPSRGGVSLLSYMSDPTLIPTDKITCSDSPLSPTDQPSQGSDPSQGCSLGGSPAQRSLGVPSPTELPSGGSEKRRRAVGEGGEEKQDWVRMEGEGGEGTEEHWRGGETPFIQLENKTLSLLAPPRCSTPDILRKNPVGELDHRDLQGIGPSPAPVQDTDNGQGSTEDLSAQPSRPAGGPWGLEVSGPQRRLQAARLGVLITRLETLLHHQEAQEKELRALNSKVNHLATILKNNLSLLKKPSSAETLAVDEVLESFDFLSNDLNAEDDTSCMGSLRLKDTGSQSASEEEQLPVAPLTSGNWSLDQALETHLDICSIILEALATVDSSGGARRYLLEETVLQHDVLETASRMMLENDHATDILPKRTKDLSLFWDDCVADDDTPFCCHVDSFSRSLRKRYTHKLKAKHPGQSEKVFKELLEQIQASSMVVPCIRPACSPDRVTVFQLSVYLQRWGIQDLGQHISRLAWEVYLLSALRSSKRRRALKKLRGRGFAELLPLGVTLETLAGLQMDSSLKVCKAASRCLARGFGCKAFRNKAVVFYTESLKQNEVKIQQASCLALKHLRATESVQQVAELWRSEDEDVRNAARETVLSFGKKGYSGFQKMDQLNIELQDETYQNQYDQITIL
- the ripor3 gene encoding RIPOR family member 3 isoform X3, whose protein sequence is MSVKLHFDSPSNGSLIQRSRSFTGFSSLTGQWRPPSVRHSLRSKSLNSNRAPRMHLYPSRVGGVMSRVGGVMLGQPPEQVDGIFRALRDGLQEYLKVHQTEMDFLSSHQRETKRNSRLAFLYDLEKEMRALERYIRRLEFHNSKLEELYEMYCIQWRLSQGAINMKKAFSLSPSTRASRDSLLELNRTHTHSLQDMSAMEGELEILLGELHIKMKGLIGFARLCPGDQFEVVVRLGRQRWRIRGKIQSDDSQLWDEEEMVFLPHTHHNFEIKVTEAKGLSQLLVGMVTCASADFFVARPQLMLVDVTELGTIKLQLEVTWNPFDSVCGDRLRPVSSRRKSSYSRTSTSFTEKYFISMVHLQDGEGSMQSLIPRARPSRGGVSLLSYMSDPTLIPTDKITCSDSPLSPTDQPSQGSDPSQGCSLGGSPAQRSLGVPSPTELPSGGSEKRRRAVGEGGEEKQDWVRMEGEGGEGTEEHWRGGETPFIQLENKTLSLLAPPRCSTPDILRKNPVGELDHRDLQGIGPSPAPVQDTDNGQGSTEDLSAQPSRPAGGPWGLEVSGPQRRLQAARLGVLITRLETLLHHQEAQEKELRALNSKVNHLATILKNNLSLLKKPSSAETLAVDEVLESFDFLSNDLNAEDDTSCMGSLRLKDTGQSASEEEQLPVAPLTSGNWSLDQALETHLDICSIILEALATVDSSGGARRYLLEETVLQHDVLETASRMMLENDHATDILPKRTKDLSLFWDDCVADDDTPFCCHVDSFSRSLRKRYTHKLKAKHPGQSEKVFKELLEQIQASSMVVPCIRPACSPDRVTVFQLSVYLQRWGIQDLGQHISRLAWEVYLLSALRSSKRRRALKKLRGRGFAELLPLGVTLETLAGLQMDSSLKVCKAASRCLARGFGCKAFRNKAVVFYTESLKQNEVKIQQASCLALKHLRATESVQQVAELWRSEDEDVRNAARETVLSFGKKGYSGFQKMDQLNIELQDETYQNQYDQITIL
- the ripor3 gene encoding RIPOR family member 3 isoform X1, yielding MSVKLHFDSPSNGSLIQRSRSFTGFSSLTGQWRPPSVRHSLRSKSLNSNRAPRMHLYPSRVGGVMSRVGGVMLGQPPEQVDGIFRALRDGLQEYLKVHQTEMDFLSSHQRETKRNSRLAFLYDLEKEMRALERYIRRLEFHNSKLEELYEMYCIQWRLSQGAINMKKAFSLSPSTRASRDSLLELNRTHTHSLQDMSAMEGELEILLGELHIKMKGLIGFARLCPGDQFEVVVRLGRQRWRIRGKIQSDDSQLWDEEEMVFLPHTHHNFEIKVTEAKGLSQLLVGMVTCASADFFVARPQLMLVDVTELGTIKLQLEVTWNPFDSVCGDRLRPVSSRRKSSYSRTSTSFTEKYFISMVHLQDGEGSMQSLIPRARPSRGGVSLLSYMSDPTLIPTDKITCSDSPLSPTDQPSQGSDPSQGCSLGGSPAQRSLGVPSPTELPSGGSEKRRRAVGEGGEEKQDWVRMEGEGGEGTEEHWRGGETPFIQLENKTLSLLAPPRCSTPDILRKNPVGELDHRDLQGIGPSPAPVQDTDNGQGSTEDLSAQPSRPAGGPWGLEVSGPQRRLQAARLGVLITRLETLLHHQEAQEKELRALNSKVNHLATILKNNLSLLKKPSSAETLAVDEVLESFDFLSNDLNAEDDTSCMGSLRLKDTGIGSFRQNTIKSMGLLSHSSQSASEEEQLPVAPLTSGNWSLDQALETHLDICSIILEALATVDSSGGARRYLLEETVLQHDVLETASRMMLENDHATDILPKRTKDLSLFWDDCVADDDTPFCCHVDSFSRSLRKRYTHKLKAKHPGQSEKVFKELLEQIQASSMVVPCIRPACSPDRVTVFQLSVYLQRWGIQDLGQHISRLAWEVYLLSALRSSKRRRALKKLRGRGFAELLPLGVTLETLAGLQMDSSLKVCKAASRCLARGFGCKAFRNKAVVFYTESLKQNEVKIQQASCLALKHLRATESVQQVAELWRSEDEDVRNAARETVLSFGKKGYSGFQKMDQLNIELQDETYQNQYDQITIL